One window from the genome of Marinobacter sp. es.048 encodes:
- a CDS encoding ABC transporter ATP-binding protein, with product MSILEISNLSLSFGGVKALQDVSFRVPENTVTTIIGPNGAGKTSLFNCISGFYKPQQGSIRYQGQTLSGSIKPPKRAALGLARTFQNIALFRGMTVLDNIKLGAHVHMKSGLLSALAYVGPARREEMAVRKDVEERIIDFLEIDHIRRQPVASLSYGLQKRVELARALAMQPKVLMLDEPVAGMNREEKEDMARFILDIREEWGVTVLMVEHDMGMVMDISDHIAVLNFGQVITEGLPADVQNNPEVIKAYLGNSDIESLRKKLNAEGEAA from the coding sequence TGTCTCTGTCGTTTGGTGGTGTGAAGGCGCTGCAGGACGTGAGTTTCCGGGTGCCTGAAAACACGGTAACAACCATTATCGGCCCGAACGGTGCCGGCAAGACGTCGTTGTTCAACTGCATTTCCGGCTTTTACAAACCCCAGCAGGGCAGCATCCGCTATCAGGGGCAGACGCTGTCGGGCAGTATCAAACCGCCGAAACGAGCCGCATTGGGCCTGGCACGAACCTTCCAGAACATTGCCCTGTTCCGGGGTATGACCGTACTCGACAACATCAAGCTGGGCGCCCACGTGCACATGAAGAGCGGTCTGCTCAGTGCCCTGGCCTATGTCGGCCCGGCCCGGCGTGAAGAAATGGCCGTCCGCAAAGATGTGGAAGAGAGGATTATCGACTTCCTCGAGATAGACCACATCCGCCGCCAACCGGTGGCGAGTCTTTCCTACGGCCTCCAGAAACGGGTGGAGCTGGCCCGGGCGCTAGCCATGCAGCCGAAAGTACTGATGCTCGATGAGCCGGTGGCGGGTATGAACCGGGAGGAAAAGGAAGACATGGCCCGGTTTATTCTCGACATCCGGGAAGAGTGGGGTGTCACCGTGCTGATGGTGGAGCACGACATGGGCATGGTAATGGATATTTCCGACCACATCGCGGTGCTCAACTTTGGTCAGGTCATCACCGAAGGCCTGCCTGCGGACGTTCAGAACAACCCCGAGGTGATCAAGGCGTATCTTGGCAACAGCGATATCGAGAGCCTTCGCAAAAAGCTCAATGCCGAGGGGGAGGCCGCCTGA
- a CDS encoding branched-chain amino acid ABC transporter permease, with amino-acid sequence MDWLFFGEISLAGLAMGGLYALIALGFVIIYKATRVINFAIGEIMMFAAYLFLAFAGGMEMSPWIALPLAVIGGSILGGVIEKTMIRPMLGESPISVVMVTIGIASILVGLVEFIWTADPQLLPNFLPREPVFIGELYLAPKIAYGFLIGSALLIVYLLYFRFSRGGVALRATASDQAAAYSMGINVRRVFNMAWVFGSLAASLAGVLVAATGGLSPQFGIIGLSVLVVVIVGGLDSILGALVAGVFIGWLETVAGAYLGGEYRMPATFLVLAIILVIRPYGLFGTHEIERV; translated from the coding sequence ATGGATTGGTTGTTCTTCGGCGAAATCAGCCTGGCGGGGCTGGCCATGGGCGGCCTATACGCCCTCATCGCCCTGGGTTTTGTGATCATCTATAAGGCGACGCGGGTCATCAATTTCGCCATCGGCGAGATCATGATGTTCGCGGCTTACCTGTTCCTGGCGTTTGCCGGTGGCATGGAAATGTCACCCTGGATTGCCCTGCCGCTGGCGGTTATCGGCGGCAGTATTCTCGGTGGCGTCATTGAAAAGACCATGATCCGTCCGATGCTGGGCGAGTCGCCGATCTCGGTGGTGATGGTGACTATCGGGATCGCCAGCATTCTGGTGGGCCTGGTGGAGTTCATCTGGACGGCCGATCCGCAGCTGCTGCCCAATTTCCTGCCCCGGGAGCCGGTGTTTATCGGTGAGTTGTATCTGGCGCCCAAAATTGCCTATGGCTTTCTCATCGGCTCGGCCCTTCTTATTGTCTATCTGCTCTATTTCCGGTTCTCCCGGGGCGGCGTGGCCCTGCGAGCCACCGCCTCGGATCAGGCAGCAGCCTATTCCATGGGCATCAATGTGCGCCGGGTCTTCAACATGGCGTGGGTGTTCGGCTCTCTGGCGGCATCCCTCGCGGGTGTGCTGGTGGCGGCCACCGGCGGTCTCAGCCCGCAATTCGGGATCATTGGCCTGAGTGTTCTTGTAGTGGTGATCGTTGGCGGTCTGGACAGCATTCTTGGCGCCCTGGTGGCCGGCGTGTTCATTGGCTGGCTGGAGACCGTGGCGGGCGCCTATCTGGGCGGTGAATACCGGATGCCGGCCACCTTCCTGGTGCTGGCGATCATCCTGGTGATCCGCCCCTACGGCCTGTTCGGCACCCACGAAATAGAGCGAGTGTAA